The genomic DNA GCAGCTTGATGAAGCGCGGTTCATTCAGGCGCAGATCGGTGGTGACCACGGCAGGCAGGTCCACCTCCAAGGTCTCAAGGCCAGCATCGACTTCGCGGGTCACCGTGGCCTTGCCATCGGCGATCTCGAGCTTGCTGGCGAAGGTCGCCTGCGGACGGCCCCAGATCGTGGCCAGCATCTGACCGGTCTGGTTGGCATCGTCATCGATGGCCTGCTTGCCGAGGATGACCAGCTCCGGCTGCTCCTTCTCGATCAGCTTGAGCAGGGCGCGTGCGGCCGTCAGTGGCTGGATCGCTTGGTCGGTGACGATGTGGATGGCGCGATTGGCACCCATGGCCAGTCCATTGCGCAGATGCGGCTGGGCATCGGCCGGGGCAATGGTGGCAACGATGACTTCGCTGGCGATGCCCTTGTCGCGCAGGCGCAGGGCTTCTTCCAATGCGATTTCATCGAAGGGATTCGGGGACAGCTTGACGCCGTCGGTCACCACGCCGGAACCATCCGGCTTGACCTGAATGCGGACGTTGTAGTCCACCACGCGCTTGTATGCGACGAGGATTTTCATCTGGTACGGGGTCCTTGTAGGGCCGGTCATGGGCCGGCTTACGGCTGAGGGGCGTCCGGTCCTCTGGCGGCACCGGCTTGGGGAAAGAGCCCTGATTCTAACTGGCGATGGGCGACCATGCGAATGCGTATGGTGAACCCTCTCGTTGCTGCGCTGCAGCAGTGGAGGCGTTTCCGCGGAGGGGAGCAGAAGCTTTCGATGCGTGAAGATTCCGGATGTGCACGTACATCCGTCGACGTTAGGTCGCAACTCACATTCATGAACCGGCGGCGCC from Stenotrophomonas sp. 169 includes the following:
- a CDS encoding electron transfer flavoprotein subunit beta/FixA family protein, whose product is MKILVAYKRVVDYNVRIQVKPDGSGVVTDGVKLSPNPFDEIALEEALRLRDKGIASEVIVATIAPADAQPHLRNGLAMGANRAIHIVTDQAIQPLTAARALLKLIEKEQPELVILGKQAIDDDANQTGQMLATIWGRPQATFASKLEIADGKATVTREVDAGLETLEVDLPAVVTTDLRLNEPRFIKLPDIMKAKAKPLETLQLSELGVEAVDTLKTTTYAAPGKRSKGVMVKDAAELVAALKQKGLL